A segment of the Deltaproteobacteria bacterium genome:
AGGAAAGCCTCTTTGAACTCTGTGCTCTCTACATCAAGAATAGCCAATGGACCGAAGCCAAAAGCTGTCTACAAAACTTTCTAACGAAGTTCAGTGAGAGCGAGCGTTCGCCCGAAGCACGCGACCTTTTCAACAACCTACCCAAGCATTAAAGTCTTCATCTCAGAAAAGATGAACACTTCAGCTTCAATATTACGCGAAAACAATCTAGACTTAAGCATGATGAACGTCCTGGTTCTGGTATTCTCTGCTCTCTTCCTATTTGGTTGCGATAGCTACCAGGTAGAGCTTGATCCCGCATGGAATGGAGATCCGACCGAACCAGTCGACCAAACCGATACGACCGACCCATCTGATCCAAGTGCCGTCGAACCCACCGACGATGAGCCGCCCTGGATTGAGCTTTCTGATCCCGACGACACGGAACCCAGCGAGGCTGATAACTGTGCGTCCATCGACTGCACCACCTTTGGCCCTCTTTGCTTTGATGACCTCGCCGTTGAGTGCTGTCCTCCCTGCGCTGCAGGCGTGGAACGCTGTCACCCCGAGTCTCCCCTAACGTATTACAGTGAGGTCTTTGTCTGCGCGGGCGGCTGCTGGGACACCTCTACCTTCTGCGACGAAAACAGCTATTGCAAAAATGGATTAGACGGAGAATCAAACTGCGCCCCCTTACCCACAGATTACGATGGTACATGTGAACCAGGTTTAGAGTTTGTAGATCCTGACTGCATAGCTTGCTCACCCTGTGACACCCTAGGTGAGTCTTACTGCGACCACAGTGGTTTTTCCGACATGCTTATAGAATGCAAAGATGTCACCGGTTGGGGACTTTTGTGCTGGGAGTTTGAAACCTGTGATAGCACCCAATTCGAAAGCGTTTGCGTAGCTGACTTAGCCACAAACTTTGCCGCATGCTCCGACGAAGGACCCATTGAAAACTTCTGCGGGCAATTTACCTGTACGGGCACAACCACATGTGATGGAGACTCCGGAAGCGGCGGAGCTCCGATTACCGATTGCGGTTATTGCGATAAATGCTGCGATATGAGTTTTGGACCAGTATGTGGTTACGACACGCCCTACCAAGGCGGGAGTGCCGCGATTCTCTATCCTAGAGAAGACCTACTTTGTTACGAAGTTGAAACCTGCACAGACTTCAGTACCACCGAGCAATTTTTCTGTAAAATGTCCTATGACGGTCAGCCTTCTTGCGAATTGGCCGGCTTCTAGCGCCCATTCATTTCGCCCTCACAGAATAAAGCCATCTCCACAAAACTTGGCCCATCCATTGACCCACGCATCGGGGTCATGCAGCATTCTTATATGAAATTTTTTGATAATCTTGTCTCTGAAGAAGACCGTATGATTCGCGCAACGGCTCGCAAATTTGCGGATAGAGAGATTGCACCGCACGCCCACGCCTGGGAAGAAGCCGAAGACTTCCCCCGTGAACTTTATAAAAAAGCAGGCGATGCTGGCATTATGGGAATTGGCTTCCCAGAACATGCGGGAGGAGCCGGCGGCGGTCCCATGGCTCAAATTATGGCGATTGAAGGTTTACTACGCGGCGGCTCGACCGGCGTTGCAGTAGGACTCTTCAGTGCAGGAATCGCAATGCCTCCACTTATCAATGCAGGCAACCCTCAACTCATCGAACGATTCGTTAAACCAACACTGGCCGGCGATAAGGTCGCAGCCCTCGCAGTAACAGAGCCCGGAGCGGGATCCGACGTGGCCGGCATCACCACCCGTGCAGTGAAAGACGGCGATGACTATATCGTTACGGGCAACAAAATATTTATCACCTCAGGTGTGAAGGCAGATATTTTAACGACACTTGTTCGTACCGGAGACGATCCGCATCAGGGTGTTAGCTTTCTCGTCATCGAAAAAAATATGCCTGGTGTCATCGTTTCACGTTCACTTAAAAAAACGGGATGGCGCGCCAGTGATACCGCGGAACTGGCTTTTGATGAAGTGCGCGTGCCGAAATCGCATCTCGTAGGGTCTGAGGGTGCTGCCTTTATTTTACTGATGCAAAACTTTCAGATGGAGCGTCTTGCACTGGCCGCCTATGGCGCTCTCTCGGCTGAAATCGCCTACGAAGAGGCAATAGCATATGCCAAAGAAAGAAAAGCGTTCGGTAAAAAACTTACTGGCTTTCAAGTCACTCGGCACAAGCTCGCCGATATGGGAACGAAAGTTCTCACAGCCAAAACCCTACTCTACCAAGTGGCCAATCGTATGGAGGCCGGTGAGGAAGTCATCGCAGAAGTTTCTATGTGTAAAAATTTCTGCGCCCAAATCGCTCAGGAGGTTTGCTACGACGCAGTGCAAATTCTTGGTGGTATGGGCTATATGCGGGAATCTATCGTCGAACGTCTAAGCCGTGACGTCCGCATCCTGCCCATCGGCGGCGGAACCACAGAGGTGATGAAGGAAATTATTTCCAAACGTGTGGGCTATTAAAACTCAGCTCCGTTGCCTTGAGCGCTTTGGAGTCCAGGCCCAAATCATTTCACACTGAATCGGTTCATGCCCATCGGCATCCGTAACTTTCACGGGAACCGTAATATATCCTTTTTCACTCGACCGAATTCGCGCAACGTCATCCTCAGTTATTGTTGCAACAGCTTCGAGGTCTCCCTTGGCTCGGCGAACATAATCAATCTTCATCAGCTTTATGACGGGTGTCCGATTATCGGGCACGTTCATCCCCACGACTAGGCCTGTCACAGATTCCGCAAGCAGCGCCATTGCCGCTGCGTGGAGAGAACCAATATGATTTTGAACTATTTTGCGATTGCGAATCCGAGCGTGCAATCGAGTCTGAGTCATCTCAAGGATCTCAACTTTAGCAGTGCCTGCGAATTTAACCGCACTGCCAACCGCAAACGTAAGCCCTCGTATCCGCAGACCTTGCGGTAACCTATTAAGATTATTCACAATACGGCGAAGTTTATTCACTCTCTCAGTCATTTCCACCCCCTCAACAAGCACACGTCACATTAAGTATGCATTTATCAGGACAAACGCAATACGTCTCTGTCGGTCGACTTTTTAATCAGCGATGCCTTTCGGCTTCCCAAACTCAAACTTGCTCATTAGAATCTGTCGTTCCCATCGCCCATGGGGAAAACCGCGGCCGGCTAAGCTGGTCAGGAAAATAAGGCAGGTTAAACGATGTACCAGAGTGTTGCTTTGCTTGTTGTAGCTTGGTCTACGCTAGCTTCTCCCCAAGCACCTATTATCGCCCCGATTCTTCTCAACCCACCCGCGCAGTTGAGCCATTTACATCAAGATCCCATGAACCTCACGGTGCGCTTTGATAAATCCGTTCATGAAAAAAATCTCAATTCACTACGCAATGTCGGTGCCAAAGTTAAACAACTACCATCGGGGCGGCCGGTGGTTGTCGGTCATGTTGTCTCCATCACAATCCCCAAAATACACCTTCAAAAACTTGTAAGTGTACCGGGCGTGGTTCGTGTTGAGAGCGCCATCCCCACCATGTATTCACCGCCGCTCTACGATACCTCTCGGCAAATTCAAGCCACTCAAATCTGGTCCCCAACCAGTGGCCACGTAGGAACAATGGGCGAAGGCATCACCATCGCCGACTTAGAAAGCGCGTGGGATATCTTTCATCCTGATTATTTCAGACCAGATGGTGGCTACGTTGCCGTTAAGGACAGTGATGGCAATGGCATCATCGGCGCCGGAGACACTGTAGACCTCGATGGCGATAATATCTTCGAAAGTACCTTGTCTCTTTTTGAGTCGGGCTTAGAAGATGGCTACCAACCTGATTTAGACTGGCTCTACATCGACGAAAATAAAGACGGTAAAAGAAACTACGCCGGCTCCACTGTCACCGACGAAACCCCCGCGTTCGGAGAACCTATATTCATTGGTGACGACATCAATCGAGACGGTGTCATCTCTGGAGGAGAAAAACTAGTTAGGCTCGGTTCTTCTAAAGTAGCCGCGCTTTATGATGGGACAACTCTCTATAAACGAGGCGACAATCTTTCTAGGTATCCGAGAGATTATATCCAAGAAAACATCGATTGGAACTTCATGTCTCATGGCACGGGAGCAGCGGGCATTGCCGTATCCGGTTGGCCTGGCTTAAGAAGGCACACCGGTATTGCTCCGGCTGCCGATCTTGTTTTGTTGAGTGACCAAGATAAGGTAGCCGCCATTGCAATGAGCCAAGAGCTTGGAGCAGATGTCGTTTTTCACGAATGGAATGACTGGCAAAACTTTCAAGATGGCTCGACGAATATTGAAGCAGCTGTCACAAGCTCTGCGCAATCAAACCAAGTACAAGTGGCTCCTGCCGGTAACTTAGCCAATGCCGCCCATATCCTAAATATTGGTAACATCTCGCAGACGCCTCAGATCATGACGCTGAGCACTGATAACTTAGACTGGCATCAGTACTCCATGTTCAACGTTACTTTTACGTGGCGCGGGGAACAGTCCGATATTGAGCTCGGCATACGCGACGAAGACCGTACACTCCAAACCTTCACAGCACCTTACTCAGAGTTCGTCATCGGAGACATGAAATTTCAAAGCTGGCATGACCGCTCTGAACGGGGAACGGCCATGGTCCAGCTCTACGCCAGCCGCGTGCAGGGTGGAGAGCTTACTGAACGCGAATGGAATATTGAAGTCACTGGCTCACCTTTCATCGAAAAATTACGCGGCGTCCTTCTCGACGACAGAAGTGGGTGGGGGCAAGGTGTCTCTTGGCTAACCCATGTATCAGACAACGGAAGCGCGCTTTCTCCATCCACCGCGGATACCGTGATCGCTGTGGCCGCCCATGGAGGCGTGGTTGATCAAGGCGACTGGGGAGGAGCCGTAGGCTACCGCCGTGCCTGGTCGGGTATGGGACCTCGTATTGATGGAGAACAAGTCATCGATATCTCAAGCCCCGATGATCCCATCGTTTGCGCATCTTTGGATAACGACCCAAGTTTTTACGGTGCTTACAGCCGATTTGGTGGCACCAGCGGAGCCACACCGCACGTGGCTGGTATCGCCGCGCTGATGCTCGGCTCAGGCTCGTTCACCACGCACTTAGAGATTGAAGCAGCGATGACGAACCAAGCGCTGATGGATGAGGCAACCGGCGAGGTCCCCAACGAGGCCTATGGCTACGGAAAAATCCGAGGAGCAGCCAGCCTATACGGCGAAGTCACGAATCATAACGAACCACCAAGCGTTCGAACTCGTATCACCCGCAATGCTGCCTGTGCGCTTGTCATGACACTGCTCCCCCAAGATCCCGACGGCGACGAGGTCAGTTTAGCAATCGATATGGGATACACGGGAGTTACCGAGGTGACCTCTGCGTTGGATATTGCACTTCCTCAAATTGATCAGGATTTTACAATCGTCATTCATGCGACAGATGCCGTAGGGACTCAATCACGCCAACTTAGCGTCATAAGCCCAGCTGACTACTCATGCACGATCGAGACCGAGCAAACCTCTGGCTGCAACAGCCAGAACCCCGCTCAAGGTATTTTCTTCATTGCCATGCTTCTATCGCTCGCGGCGATCAGACAAGTCCGGGAATACATTCGCTAGAGTCTTGGACTCAGCAGCAAGTCACCGTATGGTAGCAACTCTATGAAAGTTGCCTGCTATGCTTAATAAAAAACTCTTATTTTTACTCATGACAACAATCTGCCTAAGCCTTGGTGGCATAACCGGGTGCTCAGGAGACGACGAGCCCGAGACCACAGAGGCGTCAGACCCCACAAATGCGACCACGGATACAAGTGACCCCACCGACTCAAGCGACCCGAGTGATGAGAGCGACTCAAGCGACGAAAGCGATCCTCCACCACCTATACCCGCGCCTCTCGGGATGACTTTACTCGCGGATGATATCACCTACGTAGGTACCGCCGTCGTCGATATCACACCTGAAATTATTGAGACCTATACAGATGTTAACGGCAATAATGATTTTGACGGCTGTTTTGATGACCCTGCCGGTGACCGCTGCGCAGAGCCCTTCGATGATGTAAACGGCAACGGGTACTTCGATGCTATTTTTAAAGGCGGCTTTGAGCCTCTGCATCCAGCACAAACAGTCTCGGCCCCTATCTCAACGAGGGCCTTTATTATTTCCCACAACGCCGCCAACACCGAACCAACGCGTTACTTCGCATGGGTTACCGTAGACGTGGTTGGATTGGAAGGTAAGCGATTTTGGCAGGTGGAAGAACAATTTATCGCCGAAGGCTTCGCTGCAGATCGGCTTATTGTAACAGCCACCCACAACCATCAAGCTCCCGATACAATTGGCCTTTGGGGAGACCCAATCAACGAAATTTCAGGTCGCGACCCCGTGTATATGGAACGCATTACCGAATCCATCGAACAAGCAGTGCGCGAGGCAGCTGCTAATATGCTACCAAGCCAACTCTCAGTGGCCGCTACATCCATGGCAGAGCAAAGCCTGTTTTTAACCGGAACAAAGCACGGAGGCTTCCACCCAAATGCCGATGCAAAAGGAATGCTAAACGATATCCGAGACCCTCGTATCGTCTCTGATAGACTACTCACGCTTCAAGCAAATCACCTCGAAACCGGCTCTACCATTCTCACTCTCACCAACTGGTCAGGGCACCCCGAGGTTGGCGGTGGTAACGATAACGCAATTTCTGCAGATTGGGTTGGGGTCACGCGAATCGCCCTCGAAGAGCATTATGGCGGCATGGCGATTCATCTACCAGAAGCATTAGGCGGCATGCAATCTGCTTTGTTCATGGACCTCCCCCTCATCAACGAGCAAGGCCTTGAGCAATTTGAACTTTGTACCGAAACAGACATCAGCAATTCTGAGAATCCTTTTGATTGTTTTGAAAAAGAACCGGGTGCTCAAAGAATTGATGAAAATGGACAACCCATACCACAATGGGCTTCGGCCAGCACCACCGAGGTAATCCAATCTCACGGTTGGCATGTCGCCAAGGCGGCCATCCGGAGCCTTGAAACGGCTGAAACGATTCAAGACATGTATCTCGATATCGATTCTGAATGGATGTACGTCCCCATAGATAACCCGATTTACAACCTGATATTCACCCTCGATATTCTCGAATTGGGATTTAGTGATTTGGTGAATGACTCAGCACTCTGCCAAGAGTCCATAGAGGAAGCACCCATCGGTTGTTCGCAGGCACGTGCATTCAGAGCCCGTATCGGGCCGTTAGAATTCTTAACCGCACCCGGTGAAGTTACCCCTGAAATAGCTTGGGGCTTGCCAACAAATGACCCACAGTTCGTTCTCGAGTCTACGGATGTCACGGCGCGCGGTCCCGACGCAGTTTATTTTGTGCAACACACCGCAGCGTGCAACAACGTAAGCTTTGAAGAATGTAGCAATCAAAAGGTTATCGGAGAATGTGACTGTCTCACCCTTCATGCAACGCCCTATTTGCTCTCCTCGGACGATTCCTTCGTTCCATATATGGAGTTCTCAGAAGCTCGCTACAAAGTGACGGTAAGCATGACCGATTCCTACTTTAGCTACGTTTTGCCTGGTCCCGATATTCACCACAACGTTACCGTGTTAGACAGTTATCAAGGTGACCATTTTGAAGACACCGTCACATTTTCTTCGAAGTTTGCAGAAAAAGTAACCCAGGCACATCAGTCGATCGATGCTCGCTGGTAGGACCTATTCGTAAAGGATTCAATTCATGACGATTACACTTTATGGAAGCAAGAACACACGAGCTTTTCGTTGCTTTTGGATGCTCGAAGAACTCCAAATCGACTACCGCATCAAAGAAGTCAATGTTCATAAGGGAGAGGGTAGAGCTCCCGATTATCTCTCGATTATCCCTACCGGTAAGGTTCCCGCTCTCCAAGATGAAGACTTTATTCTCTTTGAATCGGCTGCCATCAACACCTACTTGGCAGATAAATTCCCCGAGAAAAACCTAATCCCGAAAACCAATACTCGAGAACGCGGTCTCTACGACCAGTGGTGCTATTACGTCATGAGCGAGCTTGAGCAGCCACTGTGGCTCAACGCGAAGCATACTTTTATCTATCCCGAGAAAAGAAGAATAGCTGCCAACATCGAGTCTGCGAAGTTTGAATTTAAGCACGCACTCAAAGTGATTGAAGGTCATTTGGACACACATGACTATATGGTGGGCGGTGAGTTCTCCGGCGCTGATATTCTCGTTGCGCAGACTTTCATGTGGGCACAGATGGTCAGATTCCCATTGGACTCGCCTGCAGCTTTGGAATTTATTGTGCGCATGAAAGAGCGTGACGGATACCAACGCGCGATGGCTCTTTAGAGTTCGTAAAGCGTTACCTTATCAAGTTCCTTCTTTAAGCCAGATGCAGTGTTTAAAGGCAGCGAACAAGTTGTTCCGCGGCAAACATAGGCGGTCGGCTTACCACCAACACTTTTCTTACCTGCAACCAACTCTACTTTTCGACTAAGCTCAGCAATTTCGGAATCCTTCGCGTAGAGCAGCACACGGTTCGGCAGAAAGCGTTCTTGAATGACGTGGCTAAGCACACCCTTATCCGGCGCTGAATCAGGTCTCACCACAATAATTTGCAAAGCCTCGTCGAGCAGAAAATCTAATGCCGCAAGCATCTTAGGCATCGAACGTCCACCTCGAACCAGGGTTTGCCCAAAGGATGAAATGGCTCTTCTGGCCTGGGTATCATATTCAGAGAGTCCAGTTAGCAACGACAGCCTAAGTAGATTCAGAACCTCCACTGAATTCCCTGCGGGAATCGCGCCATCGTAGGCCGGCTTATCACGGGCCAACAGGTTGTCCTTACTCTCAGCAACAAAAAAGTAACCGCCTGCGCTGTCTTTAAAATCTCTATCCAAGACAGCCTGGAGTTCC
Coding sequences within it:
- a CDS encoding glutathione S-transferase family protein, which translates into the protein MTITLYGSKNTRAFRCFWMLEELQIDYRIKEVNVHKGEGRAPDYLSIIPTGKVPALQDEDFILFESAAINTYLADKFPEKNLIPKTNTRERGLYDQWCYYVMSELEQPLWLNAKHTFIYPEKRRIAANIESAKFEFKHALKVIEGHLDTHDYMVGGEFSGADILVAQTFMWAQMVRFPLDSPAALEFIVRMKERDGYQRAMAL
- a CDS encoding acyl-CoA dehydrogenase — protein: MKFFDNLVSEEDRMIRATARKFADREIAPHAHAWEEAEDFPRELYKKAGDAGIMGIGFPEHAGGAGGGPMAQIMAIEGLLRGGSTGVAVGLFSAGIAMPPLINAGNPQLIERFVKPTLAGDKVAALAVTEPGAGSDVAGITTRAVKDGDDYIVTGNKIFITSGVKADILTTLVRTGDDPHQGVSFLVIEKNMPGVIVSRSLKKTGWRASDTAELAFDEVRVPKSHLVGSEGAAFILLMQNFQMERLALAAYGALSAEIAYEEAIAYAKERKAFGKKLTGFQVTRHKLADMGTKVLTAKTLLYQVANRMEAGEEVIAEVSMCKNFCAQIAQEVCYDAVQILGGMGYMRESIVERLSRDVRILPIGGGTTEVMKEIISKRVGY
- a CDS encoding S8 family serine peptidase; its protein translation is MYQSVALLVVAWSTLASPQAPIIAPILLNPPAQLSHLHQDPMNLTVRFDKSVHEKNLNSLRNVGAKVKQLPSGRPVVVGHVVSITIPKIHLQKLVSVPGVVRVESAIPTMYSPPLYDTSRQIQATQIWSPTSGHVGTMGEGITIADLESAWDIFHPDYFRPDGGYVAVKDSDGNGIIGAGDTVDLDGDNIFESTLSLFESGLEDGYQPDLDWLYIDENKDGKRNYAGSTVTDETPAFGEPIFIGDDINRDGVISGGEKLVRLGSSKVAALYDGTTLYKRGDNLSRYPRDYIQENIDWNFMSHGTGAAGIAVSGWPGLRRHTGIAPAADLVLLSDQDKVAAIAMSQELGADVVFHEWNDWQNFQDGSTNIEAAVTSSAQSNQVQVAPAGNLANAAHILNIGNISQTPQIMTLSTDNLDWHQYSMFNVTFTWRGEQSDIELGIRDEDRTLQTFTAPYSEFVIGDMKFQSWHDRSERGTAMVQLYASRVQGGELTEREWNIEVTGSPFIEKLRGVLLDDRSGWGQGVSWLTHVSDNGSALSPSTADTVIAVAAHGGVVDQGDWGGAVGYRRAWSGMGPRIDGEQVIDISSPDDPIVCASLDNDPSFYGAYSRFGGTSGATPHVAGIAALMLGSGSFTTHLEIEAAMTNQALMDEATGEVPNEAYGYGKIRGAASLYGEVTNHNEPPSVRTRITRNAACALVMTLLPQDPDGDEVSLAIDMGYTGVTEVTSALDIALPQIDQDFTIVIHATDAVGTQSRQLSVISPADYSCTIETEQTSGCNSQNPAQGIFFIAMLLSLAAIRQVREYIR
- a CDS encoding DUF4442 domain-containing protein; translation: MTERVNKLRRIVNNLNRLPQGLRIRGLTFAVGSAVKFAGTAKVEILEMTQTRLHARIRNRKIVQNHIGSLHAAAMALLAESVTGLVVGMNVPDNRTPVIKLMKIDYVRRAKGDLEAVATITEDDVARIRSSEKGYITVPVKVTDADGHEPIQCEMIWAWTPKRSRQRS